From a single Bacillota bacterium genomic region:
- a CDS encoding LacI family DNA-binding transcriptional regulator: MKQTGPDGHRRLTLKDVARAASVSHSTASRALRNVGRVSHETRMAVLAAADRLGYSPNLMARALKNGKTGTLSALVPRIDGPPVSDMIAILNDEMERAGRTLHLYCSFEDAERQLEKLHLIRGNSDGVFAVPTGDLLIRGREDLTRETLRLIESMNAPVVFVDRYLEVPGAGVVCSDNERGAYEAVTYLVSLGHRAIGYLTGPPLSSVVERLRGYRRALEQARIPFSEHLVERLVADSFEAGVEAAMRLLCRAPEITAVVTFNYNATVGVFAAVGRLGKQIPKDLSLVAFDDVPEVSSILVPITYVEQDVVNIGRHAAQLMLDMLQGGPAREIRVPPRLVVRQSVMPVRG; the protein is encoded by the coding sequence GTGAAACAGACAGGACCCGACGGGCACCGCCGCCTCACCCTGAAGGACGTCGCCCGAGCAGCGAGCGTCTCCCATTCCACGGCGTCGAGGGCGCTGCGCAACGTGGGGCGGGTCTCTCACGAGACCCGCATGGCGGTGCTGGCCGCCGCCGACCGGTTGGGCTACTCGCCCAACCTCATGGCTCGCGCCTTGAAGAACGGGAAGACGGGCACGCTGTCGGCTCTGGTCCCGAGGATCGACGGCCCTCCGGTGAGCGACATGATCGCGATTCTCAACGATGAGATGGAGCGGGCCGGCCGAACGCTGCACCTCTACTGCTCTTTCGAAGACGCCGAACGCCAGCTGGAGAAGCTCCATCTGATCCGGGGCAACTCGGACGGCGTCTTCGCCGTGCCCACGGGCGACCTGCTCATACGGGGCCGGGAGGACCTGACCCGGGAGACGCTCCGCCTGATCGAATCCATGAACGCCCCCGTCGTCTTCGTGGACCGCTACCTGGAAGTGCCGGGGGCCGGCGTGGTCTGCTCGGACAACGAGAGGGGAGCGTACGAGGCCGTCACTTACCTGGTCTCGCTCGGGCACCGGGCGATCGGGTACCTGACCGGTCCGCCGCTGAGTTCGGTCGTCGAACGGCTGCGGGGCTACCGCCGTGCGCTGGAGCAGGCCCGGATCCCGTTCTCCGAGCACCTGGTGGAAAGGCTCGTGGCCGACTCCTTCGAGGCCGGCGTCGAGGCAGCCATGCGGCTGCTTTGCCGCGCTCCCGAGATCACCGCGGTCGTCACGTTCAACTACAACGCGACGGTGGGCGTCTTCGCCGCCGTGGGAAGGCTAGGCAAGCAGATCCCCAAGGACCTGTCTTTGGTCGCCTTCGACGACGTGCCGGAGGTGTCGTCGATCCTCGTCCCCATCACGTACGTGGAACAGGACGTGGTGAACATCGGCCGGCATGCCGCCCAGCTGATGCTCGACATGCTGCAGGGTGGGCCGGCCCGGGAGATCCGCGTGCCGCCGCGGCTGGTGGTGCGCCAGTCGGTGATGCCGGTCCGGGGATGA